A single Triticum dicoccoides isolate Atlit2015 ecotype Zavitan chromosome 2A, WEW_v2.0, whole genome shotgun sequence DNA region contains:
- the LOC119353843 gene encoding protein PYRICULARIA ORYZAE RESISTANCE 21-like, which produces MADKISTVVLKVDLECTRCYRKMRKVLCKIQDKMNIKTISFDEKSNSVTVSGPFDPDKLCRKLCCEAGRVIKEMHVNGKEQKADKDGGGGGGEKQKAPKDAGKAEKDGGKAEKPKDGGGKADKEKPKDAAAAKPEKKVKFDDAPPATDAKPGKAMPPLPPGMSMADLGPLLEKMKQAKQQGGGGPQPPPMMAPPVAAQGVAVPSIWPAPAGPMSYSYDPTPYGQPSYYGGGCGGGCGGGCQCCRPPVPAGGYYGVPVHDHQGWYHGNRQPYYPQQQQQQQPYCGEDPNAGCSVM; this is translated from the exons ATGGCGGACAAG ATCTCCACGGTTGTCCTCAAAGTTGACCTTGAATGCACGCGATGCTACAGGAAGATGAGGAAGGTCCTCTGCAAGATCCAAG ACAAGATGAACATCAAGACCATCTCCTTCGACGAGAAGAGCAACTCCGTGACGGTGTCCGGGCCGTTCGACCCCGACAAGCTGTGCCGGAAGCTCTGCTGCGAGGCCGGCCGGGTGATCAAGGAGATGCATGTCAATGGCAAGGAGCAGAAGGCGGacaaggacggcggcggcggcggcggcgagaagcAGAAGGCGCCCAAGGACGCCGGCAAGGCCGAGAAGGATGGTGGGAAGGCGGAGAAGCCCAAGGACGGCGGCGGGAAGGCCGACAAGGAGAAGCCCAAGGACGCCGCGGCCGCcaagccggagaagaaggtcaagttcGACGACGCGCCGCCGGCCACGGACGCGAAGCCCGGCAAGGccatgccgccgctgccgcccggcaTGAGCATGGCCGACCTCGGCCCGCTCCTGGAGAAGATGAAGCAGGCCAAGCAGCAGGGCGGGGGCGGGCCCCAGCCACCGCCGATGATGGCGCCGCCCGTGGCCGCGCAGGGGGTGGCCGTGCCGTCCATCTGGCCGGCGCCGGCCGGGCCCATGTCCTACAGCTACGACCCGACGCCGTACGGCCAGCCGTCGTACTACGGCGGGGGCTGCGGCGGTGGGTGCGGCGGGGGGTGCCAGTGCTGCAGGCCGCCCGTGCCGGCCGGCGGGTACTACGGCGTGCCGGTGCACGACCACCAGGGGTGGTACCACGGCAACCGGCAGCCGTACtacccgcagcagcagcagcagcagcagccgtacTGCGGCGAGGACCCCAACGCCGGGTGCAGCGTCATGTGA